The genomic DNA CATCAACGAAACGGCTTAAAACCTTTGCAGTATCTGAAATCGGTTCTCCTCTGCCCATCTGTAAATCATTGGAAGATAAAAATATTGCTCTTCCGCCTAACTGATACATTCCAACATCAAAAGAAACTCTGGTTCTTGTTGATGATTTTTGAAAGATCATCGCTAATGTTTTACCTTTGAGAGGTTTTTCCTCAATTTCTCCCGCTTTAATTTTACTAGCTAAATCAAGAATATGTTTAACATCGTCTTTGATGTCTGTTACTGACAATAAACTACCCATTATAATCCCCTTATAATATTAACAAAAATAAATATTTCTTATTTATATATATTAAATGTTTCCATGCATATCATTAAATGAATATGCACTACTAAAAGAATTGAAAATAATCAAAAAGTAAATTTTAGGAATTTCTGTACTGATATCTGATATCCAAAACTGTGGAAATTACCGGAATCAGCAGGAATAAATATATGCAATTGCTTGAAACATTGAAATCCAAAAGATTTATAATAACAACCAAACCCATTATGCTTCCAAGAGTAGTTAAAACATGCCTTTTTTCTTCTTTTGTGGGTTTTTCTTCTAAAAAGTCCCTTCTACTAGCATATATGTACATGAACAGGAATGAGATTATTGTCAGGAGGATATTGATTCCGAAAATAACTTCAGACAGGAAAAAGTGGGAATAATTTCCAATCAGTGAAGTTGTAAATGGAATGAATGAAAGTGAAATCAAAAAGAAAATATTAATCCACAGGTAAGGAATGTTTAGATTTTTAATCTTGATAAACTCATGATGATAAATCCAAAATGAACTAATTATGACAAAACTAACAATTGTAATGCCTATTGTGGGAGCTAAAGTTTCAAAGAATGATATGTAATTGGTGTAGGATGAAACTACTTCAGGAAGTGCAATACCGAATACTAAAAGTGTCATTACCATACCGAAAATACCATCGGTAAGACCCAATAACCTTCCTGGATCAATTCCAACATCCCTTTCAAATGCATCCCTAATACGGCCAAACATGCCTATATTGGAAGTATTTTCACCAGATGCCTCAATTAAATAAGGTGTTTTATCATTAGGAATCTTTTCAAAATTAACATTAGAGTATTTTTCCTGCAGAAACTCCTTTAATTCATCAAGAGTTTCCTCATCCCACTCATCTTTAATTGCATCAAGATGTTTTTTAATTTCTACAAGTTTTTTATACTTGTCTTCAACTTCCTTATCATTCATAAAATCAAAAAAAAGAAAAGAAATTTAGTTTAAAATTTCTTTCATATGTTCAACACGTTTGTTAACAAGTTCAGATGTACCGACATCTCTTCTGTGGTAAACATTACCTTTAACAAACTCACATGCCTTTTCAGCTATTTTTTCAGCTTCTTCAATGCTTTCACCGCTAGCTACAATACCTAATGCCCTTGAGCCAGACAGGTGAATTCCATCTTCTTCGGCAGAAACTGCTGCATAAAATACTTTAGCACCCATATCCTCAATAGCTTCCTCATCCACTTCAATCAATTCACCGGCATATTGGGTTTCAGGATATCCGTCAGGTACAATGTATTTGCATACGCTTGCTTTGTCTTCAAATTCGACTTTATCCAAATTGCCGTCAACAATAGCCTGACAAACTTCAACCAATGGAGTTTTTAAAAGTGGTAAAACGTTCATTGCTTCAGGATCTCCGAATCTTGCATTATATTCAATGAGTTTTGGTCCGTCAGCGGTCAGCATGAACTGCCCATATAAAATACCTTTGTAGGGTTCTGCTTCTTCGGCAATAGCTTTTAATGTAGCCTGCATAATTTCAACAGCTGCATCATAATCTTCTTGAGTTAAAAATGGTAATAAACCACCAACATCAGAGTATGAACCCATACCTCCTGTAATAGCACCGACATCTCCTTCAAATGCATGAGGATGGTCCTGTGCTGCAGGCATTGGTGCCAGGTGTTCTCCATCACAGAATGCCTGGATAGTGAATTCTTCACCTATTAATCTTTCTTCAATAATAACCTGAGCAAATCCGCCCATTTCATTATCGATTACTTCACAGGAATATTCTTTTGCTTCTTCATTGTCCTTAAGATGGTCACCTACGATTTTTACTCCTTTACCGCCTGTTAAACCTACCGGTTTTACTACAACATCACGGTCAAATTCATCTAAAAATGCGGATACATCTTCGGAATTATCAAATACTTTGTAAACCAATGATCCTTCGATTTTGTAGTCTTCGAAGAGTTTTCTCATAAATGATTTGTCAGTTTCAATACGTGCTGCACTTTGGGTTGGTCCAACACATTTGATTCCGTTTTTTTGAAGCTCATCCACGATTCCTTTTCCGAGAGGGGCTTCAGGGCCAATGAATGCGATATCAATATCATTTTCAACTGCATATTCGGCAACTTTTTCAACTTCCCCTTCATCACCTTGCTTGAATTCGGCAATTTTAGACATTCCAGGGTTAATTTTACTCATGTAACAGTATAATTCAACATCATCCTTTAAGGCATCAGCAATAGCATGTTCACGAGCACCAGTTCCAACAACTAAAACCTTCATAATAAATTCTCCTTTGATAAAATTATATCTTTAAAAATATTTATAATTGTCTTAATCCAAAAAGGATTTTAACATTATTTAACAAAACCTATATATTAATAAAAACAGACTACAATCATTGGTGATTTTATGAATAGAAACATTTTAATAGTCCTTATAATTATTGTTTTAGTAATTCTTGGAGGACTTGTCGTATTTTCTCAAAATACTGCAAAATCAGATACTCAAATTACTTTTTCAGGCAATACCAGTTTAGATAATGGAGATTCAATAAATTTTACTCTTAAAGATGCACAGGGAAATCCACTCGCAAATCAAAACGTGAGCATATTATTTGAAGGCAACGGAAACGTTGAAAAATACTCCATCATTACAGACAGCCAGGGAAAAGGAAGTTTGGTTTTAAATAATGAAGGTTCAGGTAACTATACAATATCCGTCAGTTTTGCAGGAGATGACAAATACAACAGCTGTTCTGCAACTCAAAAGATAACTGTCGGCGAGCAAAACACTGCCAATAACGATTACAGCAGTTCTGATAGTGCCAGCCAATCTACAAGTGACAGCTCATATTCGTCATCATCATCTTCCTCAAATGTGAATTATGACAGTGAATTGAATGTGAATTATGATTCCAACGGAAGAGTTGTTGGCGGGCAAAGTGACGGTGCAAGCTATGAAGAGCTCAAAAACAACCAACCGCAAGTAGATGAAGAAGGCAATCTGGTATAATATTTATGATTAATCAAATGATTAATCTACTTTTTCTTTTTTATTTTAAATAAATTACAATGTAATTTAAAAATATGAAATTTTTTTAAATAATTTATCAAAATATGTTCTTTTAATTATAAAAAAATTGATAAAGTATATAAATTACAAATTTAGAAAAGAAAATAGGAGGGAAATTATGAACAAAAATATTATAATTGCAATTTTAGTTGTCATCATCATAGCTGCAGTCGCTGCTTTTGTATTTACCCAACCAGCTACAACCGATGGTAAACTAAACACCCAAATCAATTTTTTAAGTGCAGATACCTTAAAAAATGGAGACCAAATTCAATTTGAACTTAAAGACGCACAGGGAAATGCAGTTACAGGTCAAATCGTTAACATTACTTACAATAACGAAAAATATTCTGTAGTTACTGATAATTCAGGTAAAGCATTCCTAACAATTGCCGGTGAAGAACCGGGTAAATATGATGTGACCGTTGATTACAACGGAACCGCTAAATATAACGGATGTACTGCAAAAACAACAGTTACAGTTGAAGAAGGTACTTCCACCGCTGCAGCAAATTCAACTGCTAATTCCACAGCAAGTACTGCTGCATACAATAATGCTACCTCAACCGGATCAGGACAACAACAAGCAACATCATCACAATCCTATTATGATGCTGATTTAAATGTCTACTACGATTCAAACGGTAAAATTATTGGCGGACAAAATGATGGTGCTAGCATCTATGAGGTTAGAAACAATCAACCACAAATTGATGAAAACGGTAATTTAGAATAGATTAATCAGATTACTGATTAATCACCTTTTTTTCTTTTTTAAAATTTCAATTTCATGCAAAATCTTTATATATTAACACTTGCATATACAAGAGTATAATTGCATATGCAAGAGAGAGGTAAAATATGGAGAAAAATGAAAATGTTGAAATGATTACAGGAGACCCTAAAAAGGCAATAAACAAATTATCCGTTCCTATTATAGCCAGTATGTTTTTGATTTTTGCAAATAACATCATTGACAGTATTTGGGTAGCTGGACTGGGACCCGAACCGCTGGCGGCACTGGGATATATCACACCACTATTCATGATACTGGTAGGATTTGGAAACGGACTTGGAGCAGGGGGTAACTCCCTGATTTCAAGATACATTGGAGCGGAGGATAAGGCCTCAGCAAACAACGCAGCAATACACAACCTGATTTTAAGCGTTATCGTATCAATATTTATTTCAATAGTATTCATCGCATTTATGAAACCGCTGCTCATAATGATGGGTGCATCATCAGTATTGAGCTATGCAATGGAGTACGGGTTCATCATATTCGCATGGACATTCGGACTTCTAATGCCGCCAATTGTAGGGGGAGCATTCAGAGCAGAAGGAGACATCAAAAGAGCAACAATACCAATAGCGCTGGCCGCAATAATCAATATGATTTTAGATCCGATATTCATATACACATTCAATATGGGGATTGCAGGAGCAGCATGGGCAACCGCTCTTGGACCTTTCATAAGCCTGCTTTTAATGTTCTACTGGATTTTTGTCAAAAAGGACACATACCTGTCATATAACTTTAAAGACTTCCATAACGACCTCAAGATGTATAAGGACATTTTAGTTGTAGGTATTCCTGCAAGCCTGGAACAGTTGGTATTATCTGTATTGACAATATTTGTAAACTATATGCTTACAATCGTGTCAGGACCTACAGCAGTGGCGGTCTATACTGCAGGATGGAGAATAGTCAATATCGGAATGCTTCCGGCAATAGGAGTTGGAACTGCAGCAATATCCGTTGCAGGAGTTGCATTCGGAGCCAGAAAATATGAAAACCTAAGAGTTGTTGCAAGATATGCTGTAAAAGTGGCATTGATAGCTTCAATTATAGTCTGTATAATTCTAAATGTATTTTCAAACCAGATTGCATTCATCTTCTCATATTCAGAAAGCAGCGCTGAGCTGGCACCGCTGATAGCAAGTTTCCTGCAGATAATGTGCCTGTTCATATTATACGTGCCCTTCGGTGCAAGTGCAGGTAACGTTTTCCAGGGTGTTGGAAAAGGAACAATATCATTTATCCTTACAACATTCAGGGAATTCATATTGGTATTGATATTTGCATATCTTTTAGGATTTACATTCCATATGGGAGAATTCGGTATTTACTGCGGAATGCTTCTAGGAGGAGGAATAGGATCTCTCATCTGTTATGCCTGCATTGAGCTTTACATTAACAAACTGATTAGAGGTAATCAAAATGCCGTTTGATAGCGATATTCCCACAGCACCTCTGGTTTCACTGTTACACAGAAAACAGACCACATGCATTAACAATGAACTGAAGGATGTTAACCTGAGCTCAGGACTGTATCCATTATTAATCAAAAGCTATAAGAATGAAGGAATCAGCCAGGAAGAACTGGCTGAGGCTCTGCATGTCAATGAAAGTACAGTTACTAGAAATCTGGAAAAACTAGAAAAGAAAGAACTGATAACAAGAACTCCTGAAAAAAGGAAAAAAATCATTAGTGTAACCAATAAAGGCGCTGATATAGCTCAGAATATAATGGACATTGATGAGAAGTGGGACAGCAATATCAAAAAATCATTAACAGATGAAGAGTTTGAAAATTTCAGGAATATACTGATAAAAATATGTGAGGACTTAAAATGAAGCAAACAATTGAAGACTTGAAAACAAGAAGAAGTATCAGAAAATTCAAAGACGAACAAATCTCAGATGAAGAATTGAAAACAATATTGGAAGCAGGAACCTATGCACCAACAGGAAGAGGTCTTCAATCCCCAAAAATTGTCGTAGTTCAAAACCCGGAAACAATTAAGGAATTTTCAGCCTGGAACAGAAGCTATTTTCCTATGGAAATGCCTGAAGACATGGACCCTTTTTACGGAGCCCCTACACTGCTGATTGTTTTGGCAGACAGTGAATTGCCAACATGGAAGGAAGACGGTTCCAGTGTACTGGCTGTACTTGTTAATGCAGCACATGCAATTGGAATCGGGTCATGCTGGATTCACAGGGCATATGATGAATTTTCAAGCGAAAAAGGAAAGGAATTATTGAAGGAATGGGGAATTCCAGAAACATTTGAAGGAGTGGGACATGTTGTCTTAGGCTATCCTGATATGGAGGCCCCAGAACCTTTACCTAGAAAAGAGGATTATATCCACTATGTGGATTAAATCTTCACTTTTTTTAAATACAATAACGAATAATAATTTTAACAATAGTTGAATTACACCCAATAATAATCAACCGAACTCTACATTAACATCACACATTTGCAAAAACAATCATGATTTAATATGGGGATATATATGCAAAGGTAAAATCAAAAGTAAATTACCGGATTTTAAATGTTAATGTTAAAAAAAAAGAAATTAAAAGATGAGTTAAAACCCATCTACATTTTTTCAGGTGCTGAAACACCTAAAATATCTAAAGCGTTTTTAATGGTTATTTTTGCTCTGTCAACCAAAATAAGTCTTGTATCTTCGACGTCAGATCCAATGACCTGTTCTGATTTGTAGAATTTGTTGAATGAACCTGCTAAATCTTGACAGTACTGTGTGATATTGTGAACCCTTTTCTTGTTGGCACAGTCTTCAACAACCTGTGGGAATTTAGCGATTTGTCTGATTAAATCCTGTTCCGCATCATTTGGAACCCAGTCATCAGAAACTTCTAAAGAGCTAATATCTTTTCCGGATTTAGCAATGAGCTTGCATGCTCTTGCATGAGCATATTGAATTGATGCACAACCTCTCTCAAAGCTTAAAGCCTCATCCCATTTGAATGTCAAGTGTTTTTCAGGAGACAGTTTAGCAATGAAGAATCTTACAGCACCTACACCAATTTCCTCAGCCATTGGAGCAATCTCTTCTTCAGACAATTCAGGGTTTCTTGATTTGATTTCATCATGAGCCCTTGAGACTGCCTCATCAATAAGTTCATCAACAGATACGAATTTTCCTTTTCTTGTTGACATTGAACCTTCAGGAAGTGTAATGAATTCATAGAATATTACTTCAGGAGCTTCCTGTCTGAATATTTCTTCAAAGATTACCTTGATTTGTTTTGCAGCCAGCTTATGGTCTGAACCTAAAATATCAAGTACAGTATCACCTAAAGTAGCTTTATATTTGTGATAAGCCAAATCACGGGTGGAATAAAGTGAAGTACCGTTTGACCTTCTTAAAACAAACTCTTTTTCAATGTTAAAGTCAGTCAAGTCAATGTAAAGTACATCATTTTCCCTTGTAAATCCTTCTTTTTTGATGTAATTAACAAGGTCATCGACTTCGCCGTTTCTTACGAATTGGCCTTCCCATACAAAGTCATCATGTACAATGTTCATTCTTAAAAGAGATTCTTTCATTCCGCTGATACATTTGGATACAACATCTTCAAAGACTTTGTTGAGCTCTTCATCGGAGCCTTCTTCGTATTTTTGGATTAATTCATCAACTTTAGCATTTAAAGCTTCATCCTCTTCCACAGCCTTGTTTGCATCGAAGTATAATTTTCCGATTTTGTGGTCTATTTTATCTCCTTCATAATCTTCTATTTTCAGGCCGCATTCGGTTATTCCGCATACAATAATGGCAATTTGTCTTCCCATATCATTTACATAGTATTGGGTTGTGACATCTCTTCCACCTAATTTTAAGAGTCTTGCAAGTGAATCTCCAAAAATGGAGTTTCTGATGTGTCCGATGTGCAATGGGCCGTTCGGATTAGCTGAAGTGTGTTCCAATACAATTTTTTCATCGTATGCAGGAAGCTGGCCGTAGTTTTCATCGACCTTTTCCAATAGCATTTTAGAGAATTTGGAATAGTCTATAAAGAAATTAACATACGGTCCGAAGTTTTGAACTTTTGTGAAAATTTCAGGCACTTCTATTTTTTCAACTAAATCTTTTGCAACTTCCGGAGGAGAAGTTCTTAATTTTTTTGTAAGGGCAAATGCAATTGTACTTGCAAGGTCCCCTAATTCAGGATTTGGAGGAAATTCCAATTTAAAATTCCTGTCTATTTCTTCATCATACTGATCTAAAGCTTTATTAATAGCTTCTATAGCTTGTCTTTCAATTTCAAAATACATTAACTCACCTTAATAATCATAAACCTCTTAACCAGAGGGAAAGATATCCAATTTTTGGAATAACAACCAAATTATCACCTAAGGTAACTACCTTTTCTTTAATTTGGTCTGCTTTAACGTAATACGGATCAGGAGAACCATTGTTATCCCCTTTTATTACATACATCGTAGTTCCGTTAATATCTGTAATATTTATAATTCTGTGAATGACCGGCTGGTCATACCATGCTGCATCATAAACAACGACATCGCCTACCTGAACTGTTTTAGGGTCAAATTCATGTATGCCGAGGAAATCCGCTTTTTCAACAAGAACAATATCTCCTCTATAGAATGCAGGTTCCATACTGCCTGATACAACTACATTCAGATGTTGTGCAGCTATCAAAACTATTACCAGAATAATAATATATGATGCAACTTCCTTTAAGTCTATATCCATTGTATTACCTTCTTCGTTTTTTAAATGCCATTTCCAATGCAATTTCTATTGCATCAGAAGTTTTCTGTAAATCTTCCATACTATGAGCATTTGAAATAAAGTTACATTCAAATTGAGATGGCGGAATAAATACGCCTTCTTTCAATAATGCCTTGAAGTATCTTAAGAATTGTCTTCTGTCTGATTTTTGAGCATCTGCATAGTTATACACAGGTGCAGGATTGAAATAAATCTGAAACATTGATGCAAGTCCGACAGGCTGGATGTTATACTCTTCATCCTCAATTATGGATTGGATGTTGCCTCTCAGGTAATTTCCTTTTCTTTCCAATTCCTTGTAGAATGCATCATCGAGCTGTGCCATTGTGGAAATACCTGCCTGTACAGATACAGGGTTTCCGGAAAATGTACCTGCCTGATAAACAGGTCCCTGCGGTGCAATCAATTCCATGATTTCCTTTTTACCGCAGAATGCACCCATTGGAAGTCCTCCACCGACAATCTTACCTAATGTGGTTAAATCCGGAGTGACACCATAATACTCCTGAGCCCCACCACGTGATGCTCTAAAACCGGTTATGACTTCATCAAATATCAATACAATACCGTTTTCTTCAGTAATTTTTCTTATAAACTCTAAAAATCCAGGTTTAGGTTCAATACAACCTACATTACCCATGACCACTTCCATAATAATACAGGCAATGTTTTCACCTTCTTTTTCGATTAATTCTGTTAGAGCTTCTTCATCATTGAACGGGACGGATAAGGTATTTTTAGTTGTGTCTTCAGGAATACCTGGAGAGTCCGGCAAAGTTGCAGCACCTGAACCGCCTTTAACCAGTACATAATCATGTGCACCATGATAGGCACCTTCAAATTTGATAATTTTATCTCTTCCTGTGAAACCTCTTGCAAGCCTTATTGCACTCATGGTAGCTTCAGTTCCACTGTTACAGAACCTTACCATTTCAGCTGATGGTATTCTATCAATGACCTCTTTTGCAAGGGTAATTTCATTTTCAGTTGGAGTACCATAAGCTGTTCCGATAGTAAGCTGATTTGAAACTTCCCTAACAACTTTAGGATTAGCATGGCCTAAAATTAAAGGACCATATGCCAAACAATGGTCAATATAGGTTTTTCCATCCTCATCAGTTAGTTTGGAACCTCCTGCACTTTTAACGAAAAACGGATAAGGTTTAAAAGCACGTACAGGAGAGTTTACTCCACCAGGAAAATAATTTTTAGATTCATTAAACAATTCTTCAGACTTCATTTTATCACACTATAAATGTTGAATTAACGAGTTTACACAAGCCACGGCAATAGGTGTTCCGCCTTTAGGTCCTTCGACAATAATATTTGGAATATTGGAATTTTTTAAAGCTTCTTTTGAATCAGCAGCTCCAACAAAACCAACAGGAACTCCAACAATAGCTTTAAGATTCATTTCACCTTTTTCATATAAATCCATAGCTTCAAAAACAGCAGTTGGAGCATTACCTGAAACAACTATTCCTTCAAAACCGTTCTGTGCAGCATATCTCATGGCCGCAGCGGCTCTGGTAATCTGATGCTCTTTGGCTATTTTAACAACTTCTTCGTTTTTGATATAACATTCAACTTCTCCCTCATACCTTG from Methanobrevibacter sp. includes the following:
- a CDS encoding MATE family efflux transporter, translating into MEKNENVEMITGDPKKAINKLSVPIIASMFLIFANNIIDSIWVAGLGPEPLAALGYITPLFMILVGFGNGLGAGGNSLISRYIGAEDKASANNAAIHNLILSVIVSIFISIVFIAFMKPLLIMMGASSVLSYAMEYGFIIFAWTFGLLMPPIVGGAFRAEGDIKRATIPIALAAIINMILDPIFIYTFNMGIAGAAWATALGPFISLLLMFYWIFVKKDTYLSYNFKDFHNDLKMYKDILVVGIPASLEQLVLSVLTIFVNYMLTIVSGPTAVAVYTAGWRIVNIGMLPAIGVGTAAISVAGVAFGARKYENLRVVARYAVKVALIASIIVCIILNVFSNQIAFIFSYSESSAELAPLIASFLQIMCLFILYVPFGASAGNVFQGVGKGTISFILTTFREFILVLIFAYLLGFTFHMGEFGIYCGMLLGGGIGSLICYACIELYINKLIRGNQNAV
- a CDS encoding signal peptidase I; translated protein: MDIDLKEVASYIIILVIVLIAAQHLNVVVSGSMEPAFYRGDIVLVEKADFLGIHEFDPKTVQVGDVVVYDAAWYDQPVIHRIINITDINGTTMYVIKGDNNGSPDPYYVKADQIKEKVVTLGDNLVVIPKIGYLSLWLRGL
- a CDS encoding MarR family transcriptional regulator — encoded protein: MPFDSDIPTAPLVSLLHRKQTTCINNELKDVNLSSGLYPLLIKSYKNEGISQEELAEALHVNESTVTRNLEKLEKKELITRTPEKRKKIISVTNKGADIAQNIMDIDEKWDSNIKKSLTDEEFENFRNILIKICEDLK
- a CDS encoding Ig-like domain repeat protein, translating into MNRNILIVLIIIVLVILGGLVVFSQNTAKSDTQITFSGNTSLDNGDSINFTLKDAQGNPLANQNVSILFEGNGNVEKYSIITDSQGKGSLVLNNEGSGNYTISVSFAGDDKYNSCSATQKITVGEQNTANNDYSSSDSASQSTSDSSYSSSSSSSNVNYDSELNVNYDSNGRVVGGQSDGASYEELKNNQPQVDEEGNLV
- a CDS encoding Ig-like domain repeat protein, which produces MNKNIIIAILVVIIIAAVAAFVFTQPATTDGKLNTQINFLSADTLKNGDQIQFELKDAQGNAVTGQIVNITYNNEKYSVVTDNSGKAFLTIAGEEPGKYDVTVDYNGTAKYNGCTAKTTVTVEEGTSTAAANSTANSTASTAAYNNATSTGSGQQQATSSQSYYDADLNVYYDSNGKIIGGQNDGASIYEVRNNQPQIDENGNLE
- the hemL gene encoding glutamate-1-semialdehyde 2,1-aminomutase; translated protein: MKSEELFNESKNYFPGGVNSPVRAFKPYPFFVKSAGGSKLTDEDGKTYIDHCLAYGPLILGHANPKVVREVSNQLTIGTAYGTPTENEITLAKEVIDRIPSAEMVRFCNSGTEATMSAIRLARGFTGRDKIIKFEGAYHGAHDYVLVKGGSGAATLPDSPGIPEDTTKNTLSVPFNDEEALTELIEKEGENIACIIMEVVMGNVGCIEPKPGFLEFIRKITEENGIVLIFDEVITGFRASRGGAQEYYGVTPDLTTLGKIVGGGLPMGAFCGKKEIMELIAPQGPVYQAGTFSGNPVSVQAGISTMAQLDDAFYKELERKGNYLRGNIQSIIEDEEYNIQPVGLASMFQIYFNPAPVYNYADAQKSDRRQFLRYFKALLKEGVFIPPSQFECNFISNAHSMEDLQKTSDAIEIALEMAFKKRRR
- the purD gene encoding phosphoribosylamine--glycine ligase, with product MKVLVVGTGAREHAIADALKDDVELYCYMSKINPGMSKIAEFKQGDEGEVEKVAEYAVENDIDIAFIGPEAPLGKGIVDELQKNGIKCVGPTQSAARIETDKSFMRKLFEDYKIEGSLVYKVFDNSEDVSAFLDEFDRDVVVKPVGLTGGKGVKIVGDHLKDNEEAKEYSCEVIDNEMGGFAQVIIEERLIGEEFTIQAFCDGEHLAPMPAAQDHPHAFEGDVGAITGGMGSYSDVGGLLPFLTQEDYDAAVEIMQATLKAIAEEAEPYKGILYGQFMLTADGPKLIEYNARFGDPEAMNVLPLLKTPLVEVCQAIVDGNLDKVEFEDKASVCKYIVPDGYPETQYAGELIEVDEEAIEDMGAKVFYAAVSAEEDGIHLSGSRALGIVASGESIEEAEKIAEKACEFVKGNVYHRRDVGTSELVNKRVEHMKEILN
- a CDS encoding cobalt-precorrin-8 methylmutase translates to MTDKMFMGASTKQGLDIANKSREIIRGLIGDDVKDLKPIERDIVERIVHSTADPEYAKLVCMSPDFVDAAMASLKNKETILTDINMVKYGITRYEGEVECYIKNEEVVKIAKEHQITRAAAAMRYAAQNGFEGIVVSGNAPTAVFEAMDLYEKGEMNLKAIVGVPVGFVGAADSKEALKNSNIPNIIVEGPKGGTPIAVACVNSLIQHL
- a CDS encoding nitroreductase, translated to MKQTIEDLKTRRSIRKFKDEQISDEELKTILEAGTYAPTGRGLQSPKIVVVQNPETIKEFSAWNRSYFPMEMPEDMDPFYGAPTLLIVLADSELPTWKEDGSSVLAVLVNAAHAIGIGSCWIHRAYDEFSSEKGKELLKEWGIPETFEGVGHVVLGYPDMEAPEPLPRKEDYIHYVD
- a CDS encoding TMEM175 family protein encodes the protein MNDKEVEDKYKKLVEIKKHLDAIKDEWDEETLDELKEFLQEKYSNVNFEKIPNDKTPYLIEASGENTSNIGMFGRIRDAFERDVGIDPGRLLGLTDGIFGMVMTLLVFGIALPEVVSSYTNYISFFETLAPTIGITIVSFVIISSFWIYHHEFIKIKNLNIPYLWINIFFLISLSFIPFTTSLIGNYSHFFLSEVIFGINILLTIISFLFMYIYASRRDFLEEKPTKEEKRHVLTTLGSIMGLVVIINLLDFNVSSNCIYLFLLIPVISTVLDIRYQYRNS
- the argS gene encoding arginine--tRNA ligase, whose product is MYFEIERQAIEAINKALDQYDEEIDRNFKLEFPPNPELGDLASTIAFALTKKLRTSPPEVAKDLVEKIEVPEIFTKVQNFGPYVNFFIDYSKFSKMLLEKVDENYGQLPAYDEKIVLEHTSANPNGPLHIGHIRNSIFGDSLARLLKLGGRDVTTQYYVNDMGRQIAIIVCGITECGLKIEDYEGDKIDHKIGKLYFDANKAVEEDEALNAKVDELIQKYEEGSDEELNKVFEDVVSKCISGMKESLLRMNIVHDDFVWEGQFVRNGEVDDLVNYIKKEGFTRENDVLYIDLTDFNIEKEFVLRRSNGTSLYSTRDLAYHKYKATLGDTVLDILGSDHKLAAKQIKVIFEEIFRQEAPEVIFYEFITLPEGSMSTRKGKFVSVDELIDEAVSRAHDEIKSRNPELSEEEIAPMAEEIGVGAVRFFIAKLSPEKHLTFKWDEALSFERGCASIQYAHARACKLIAKSGKDISSLEVSDDWVPNDAEQDLIRQIAKFPQVVEDCANKKRVHNITQYCQDLAGSFNKFYKSEQVIGSDVEDTRLILVDRAKITIKNALDILGVSAPEKM